Genomic DNA from Setaria italica strain Yugu1 chromosome V, Setaria_italica_v2.0, whole genome shotgun sequence:
ACTTCGGCTGGCAGCACAACGGCACAAAGCACATCGGCAGCCTCGGTGTCGTGCATGCGGCAACATAAGCACATCAGAAGAGGGGTGGCGATGACCTCTCTTGCGCTGGATGTGGAGTTGCGATGTTGATCGATGGCACAACACTTTGTTTTTGGGACGGTACACTGGTAATCAATATTCTTCCATATCAAGTTTCTTGGATTTTACTGACATAGAAAATTAGTTGAACAGAAGATTTGATATACTTTCCTGTAGATCGAACATGTGGACCCACCTGATCTTGAGGATTAATGAATTAAGTGTGCACTTTTTTCTCTTCTACATCTAGATGGTAATTTTGATTTTTTGGAATTATTGTACCTGAATATACTTAATAAAGATTCATATATTGTATCAGTCTGAAGTTATTTGGTCTACTCATTTACGTGTGTATGCGGAAGTTTACATAGCAGTTTTTTTATTCTTATCTTCCTTTTGCTCACTTTGTACTATCTTTGTTCAGGTTTAAGAAGATAAATAAAACAGAACAATAAGAGACGGCAAAGTTTCAGCTCACCTTCACATGTAAATTAACTTTTGCCTTTTCAATATTATGGATGTCAGTGAGCTTTCAAGGGAGAGAAAAGCAGACTAGTTATGTTTCTTCAAATATATTTTTCCAGAGCAACTTATCCTTGATGTAGTGCTGCTTTTTCCAAGATTGGAGGCCTGTCACTTCTTATTCAGTTATGGATGCAAATTAAGGCTTCAGGAAGGTGAAGTGCAACACTATTTCTTCGTAATAAAGCTCATTACTGGTCTTGTAACTTGCTGTTGAAATGGAAATTTACAATTATCCTTGGAATGATGATCATTCTCAGATTAGAACGTGATCCTGTTTTACTGTTTCAAATAAAAGGACAATTGGAGCCTTGTAGGTGGGGTTCGAAAAAAAAGACTATCAGTTCATTTTCTTATGTACACAAACTTTGCGTATTCCAGGGCTCAAGATGAAGAACAGTAGAAGCATAATTAGAAACTGTTTCTGAGGAAAGGGCGTCAATATGTGGGTGTcaataaattttttttgccaTTGGATGCTTCCATATGTAAtgtaataaaagttgtttggcTAGTAAAAATAAGCCATTGTAATTGGTGTACTGGCTTCTTAAAGAAGGTCATGAAACATTGAGTTTGAATAAATAAAAAGTAATTGTTGTTATGCGTGGTCACCCATCCGAATAAGCAGTAGTAATGTTTTTACATAGTATAGGTAATCATTCGTATTGTAAAACTGGTTGTTAATGCTCCATAGTCCGTAGTGAAATATTATTAACGACAACAAATGTGGTTGTTATTACTAAAAGTTTGATCGTTAGTATCTCATACTAGGTGCTGTTATAATATTAACGAAACAAATGCGGTCGTTATTATTAAAAATGCGGTTGTTACTAAGCTAGTAATAACGATCACATATTGGCCAGTCGTCGAAAAGTTAACGACCGGACTGAAACTTTAACGACCATCAACGACCACATTTTTATGGTCGTTAATAGCTAACGACCACATCTACGTTTCTGACGACCACATATCCCATCGTTAATATCCCGTCTTCTTGCGTCGCCCGCCGCTGCGTATCCTGTCCTCCTGTCTTCGGTGCTTCACACCATgcatatgcatatgcatgcatgcacctccccctccctcccccatcTTTTGCTGCAATCTTTATTATTTGTCACCTCATTGAGAGTGATCATGTGATTGTGTAACGTGACAGCCGAGTTAGCAAGTATTTTGAATATTCAATTCAGCTGATCAGTTTCACAGGGTTGGGACAAGCCCTGATTACTTAGCTCGGTGTTCGATGTATAAGCTCTGCAGTCCACTAGGGTGTACCTAAGttgttgatttgtaggtgagggcgattgcgaaaGCAAGAATTCGAAGGTGATTGTGAGAACACGAAGGGGACACGAGGGTAGATTCGctcctccggagagtaataccctacgttctgtatGTTGGTgtattgtattgctcaatggtTTGATGCCCTCGGTAGGCTCCCTTGGCCAcgttatataggctgatgacctaaggttacaagtcggtttgaatctattCCACTCgatagttacatggaaggtaatctaaaTAAGACCACAATAATACATGTTCCATGATATCTGGGCAGATTTGAACTATCTTGTTGCATAgtcgggtgggcccacttgtcacgtccagccagtatcctggttggtagggacccatggggtacccatatccctcaagcccccgagcaatgtgtAGGCGAATAGAAACTTGACGTCATCGCAACGAAAGCTTGAAATGAGTCGGatgaagctgcgatggcatcNNNNNNNNNNNNNNNNNNNNNNNNNNNNNNNNNNNNNNNNNNNNNNNNNNNNNNNNNNNNNNNNNNNNNNNNNNNNNNNNNNNNNNNNNNNNNNNNNNNNccccccccccccccccccccccccccccccgttacGGACGCCGTACGCGGCCGCGTCACGTGACTCAGCGGGGAGCAGTAACACTAGCACCACCAAACGTCCCAACCCATGCAGACCAGGCCAGGCCTGCCTTAtccacacacgcacgcacccaCAGCGACACACACAGGGCGCGCTTCCGTACGTCCACCCGCTAGTGGACAAGACAAGCCACCACAGCCCGGATGGATGGATGTGTGTGTGGATGTGATTCCTCCGAGCTCGGCCTGCATGCCACCTACGCATGGCTATCCATGGAGCGTTGGCGCGAGATATTTCCAGCCGCCTACGTGGCAGCCCAACCCGGTTCGGCCGCGGCAAGTTGGGTTTGTTAGTTGGTTGGTTTGTCCGCTAGCGAGCCGGATCGACCGCCTGGGGCTCTGCTGCTTGAGAAGGTACCAGCACTTTCGCTAGGCCGGAGCGGTACCGCCGGCCGAGCTCTCACACTCCCCCAACCACCCGCCGGCCCGGCGCCACCCACTCAATCCTTTGCTGAAGCAAGGCTTGCCTCATCgccccgtcgccgtcgaccTCTCGAGCCTCCCACAGGCTACGGCTTTGCTTCTGTTAGCATTGTCTACCGTCTTACTCCCGAAGGAAACGAACAGCGCGCGGAAAGTAAAACGACGAGCAAATGAAGAAACTGGACGTGTATTCAAGCATACTGGAGCCTGCCGGAGAAATTACTGCTAGTTGGACGCCGATTTTGGTTTTACCTCGTGTTCTTTGAGCTCTTGGGTCTTTCTTCATCTGCAGCGATTCACTGCATGCTGCAACCACCACCATTGCCAGGTGGGAGCAGAGGATTTTGCGAATTTTTTCcccggccggaggaggaggcaaGGCACCGCTGGGAGGCACGGAAAAAGCGCGGTTGCCGGTTTGGCCTGTTGTCCCCAGAAGGAAAGGTCGCGGTGCGGGGCCAGCACCAGCAGCGGACCTGGGGGGTGAGATTTTCTCACGTGACGGCGACGTGCGCCCTGCAATGCACGTGGGCGATAATATCACATTGCAGGGCGATAATATCTGTGTGGATCGATGCGGATAACGATAACCACCGTGACTCACCGGATCCGGTATTCCGGTGCACGCCTCGCCGGCTCGCCTCCCCCTGGACGCGGTCCTGCCTATCCGCTGCCGCGCCATCTCTCTTCGCCGGCCGTATAGTTTGTCGGATATCCAGCGGCAGGCCGTGCACGGCCTCAAAAAAAAAGTGGCCGCCGATCTCTAGACGACGTACGTAAGAAGATCTGCCGCTCAATCTCCGGCCGATCCAGGCCAGGCAATCACGCGCCCGTCTCCATCTCTAATCACGTCGGGCCGAGGGGAAAACCCGTGATGCGAGTGCAAAGCCCTGGCGACCAAGGCCATGCTTAGTCCACCaaaatcctaactttgacactatgcaaaaagaagatttcccatcacatcaaacttgcgatacatgcatggagtactgaatgtagacgaaatcaaaaactaattgcacagttttgttgtactttgcgagacgaatcttttgagcctaattagtcaatatttagacaataattcataaatacaaacgaaacgttacaatGTGGTTACAGTAATTTTGATTGTCTAAAGTTGGGTAACTAAAAGGCACAAAACGCGCGCGAACGCAATTGGCGGCGTCACGTCGGTGCAGCAAGAGCGGTCACCGGCCGGCGCTCTTTTACTACGGCCAACAGGCGGACGCGACCCAGTAAACGCGATACAGCAGGGAAGGAAGACGCGGACGCTTCCACGCGTACGCGCTGCTGGCGTACAGTACGTACGTGGTTATCCTCTCCCCCTCGAATCGCTTTCTGCTCCATCCATCCACTGATCCACACCACCGCCAAGGTCGCTTTGGCTTTGGCTTCGCTTTTTCGCCGTACGGAACGGTGGATCGGGTGCATCGGGATGCAGAGTGGTAGGCCGCCTTCTGCTCTGGACTCTGGACTGGTGGCGATGGATGATATCCTCTGCACCTTGCATGGCTGCCGTCTGCATCTGGTCACGAAATCGGAGGACCAGGGAAGATAGCGCCGGTATTAATGTGTTGGTCCCTCGAATTCGTTTTGGTCAACCTCATCCTTGCGTTGACGTAGGGTTTCATGGGCCTGTTCGTTTCAGcgtaagccggttgaaaagttgaaacagCTAATTTGTTATGAGaaaaaaacactgtttggtggctgataagccggctgaataagttgaagcgaacaggccgcatTTTAGCACGAGACTAATACGAAAAGTTATTTTTACCTGTGGCTCTTTTTTCCGCTTCTCAATTTCTTTCGTTAAGTAAAATAATAATACATGATCCAAACCAAGTACGAgcatataaatatttatacatatttattgagAAAGTATGAATACATATACGGAGCATGTATATTGTACTATAAGTACGTGAGTATATGCGAgcatataaatatttatacatatttactGAGAAAGTATGAATACATATCCGGAGCGTGTATATTGTACTATAAGTATGTGAGTATATGCTGATTTTAAAGTATGTGTACATAAATTTTTGTTTGACTACACAAATTTTTCATATTAATTTTGTACAAGCACGTGCATGACTTTAAAGAGTATCAGGGCATACATTTTTTAGAAAGCATATTATGTGTTAgttaataaatatttttttctgtACATATCAAGAGAATATAAGTACATCATGTTTAGCCTATATGAAACAAGGGTAAAATGGAATTTTCGCATTAGTCTCATGCCAACAAAGTGCACCGTATCAGTACAAAGATGAATTTGACAAAAACCGAAATTAAGTGACCTAATTGATCTATTTggaagttgagggacgaacttAGATCCTCAAAGGATCAAGATGCTTATTTTACCTTTTCCACCCTACTGCGCTCGCCTGCTCCCCGCTCCAACCAGGCAACGCACAGCAAAAGCCACAGCCCCGCTGCAGTGAAATTGATAAAAGGGGAAGCTATAGCTCACCTGagtaaggggctgtttggatatgaggtgctaaactttaacagtgtcacatcggatgttcggatgctaattaggaggactaaatatgagctaattataaaactaattgcagaaccttgtgctaattcgcgagacgaatctattaagcctaattaatccatcattagcaaatggttactgtagcaccacattgtcaaatcatggactaattaggcttaatagattcgtctcgcgaattatactccatctgtgcaattagttttgtaattagcttatgtttagtactcctaattagcatccaaacatccgatgtgacaggtgttaaactttaacaggggtttcccaaacaccccctaaaataGAGCCCCTCTTCACGCAAAATTTTCTTCCCCCCATGTGCACCCTTTCTTCTCTAGCTCTCTGACCAAATTCTAGCAAGATTAGAGGTTCGGGCTTAGGGGTTCAGGGGTTAGAGTTTCAGAGTTTTCAGTGTTGGGAACTCACCGGCAAACCTAGAGGGAGGGCCTATGGCGGTAGGCCAGTGGTGGAGGGTGGTTGGGCAGGGTCGGGGTGGGGACGACGATGGCGGGATGAGCAGGAAAGATGGCCAGCGCAGATGGACTAGCATCCCGCCAGAGCTCcgcaccgcgcgccgcccgccctcacCGGACGGGTGGAGGCACGACGGGGTGGTGGGAGGTGGGATCGAGGGGAGTCAGGGGGTTGGTGGGgagtgggaggaggggagaagaaGATAATGTAGAGAGAGCGGAGCCCATCAAGCCACCGATTTTAGATAATAATGGTTGAGAAATTGAGTGAGAGGAGCTCCTGTTTCACCCGGTAGCAGTCCCAGCTGAAACGGGTAGCAGGTCGCATTGCATTGCAATAGCCTGATAGCCTGCAACAACCAGGCCAGGCCCCCTCCCTACGCGTACTGCTTGCTCAGGCCGAGCCAAAGATTCATGGCCATCCACGCCACCCAACAGTGAACGCGCTgtgcgcggccggcgcgcgtgCCGGAGAACGGGAGGGAGAAAAGTCGACGCGATCACGACGTCGCGTCGAATCGGACGATCGGAGTTGGTCCGTCCGGTCCGGGGAGCGTTGCGCTTCGTTGTTACTAGCCATTATTGTTCCCTTCGATCTTGCCCAATGCTGCCTCGTTAGATCTGGGCGACGCGACGTCCATCACCCCGGCTCCGTCCCCATCGCCGGCCCGGAGGACCCACCCTCACTCGCTCGCCTCCccgtctccggcgacggcgacagctCTGCCCCGCACCATCGCCGTACTCCTGTACACGCACTGCTGTTCTACAGGTCGCGGACGTCACGGCAGGGTGGGCACACGGGATCGCAGGCTGCATGTACACGATCTGCTTTACGCGTGGACACCTCCAAACTCCTTTCTTTTAGCCAAGAAAATGTTAAAAAGAACAATGAGTGTGTTTGTACTCTGCTAAATTTTAGACCGACGAACCACATCGTTGTTTGGCGCGCCGCGTTCTCGGAGCGCCGCCTAGGGGAGGCCATCTGTGTGGCCAAGGCCCAACCAAGAACCAGCGGCAAGCGGCAGCGTGGCGCGGCGCATGTGCAGCGGCGACCGACAGCGACGACACGCCGCCGTACCAGCGAGCGAGCCTTTCTTCCTCCGCCGCGGGGAGGAGACGAAAGCGACCGGGCGGCGACTCCCGTGCCCGCGGGTCGCGCTCGCGGAAGTTTCCACGGCCACATCGCCGGCACTGTTCCAACCATCAACACTGCACTCGCACTCTTCACAAGATTCACTTCCGCCCCGGATACCTCCAGGCCGAGGCAGATCAAGGTCACCACACAAGGCACACAGTGACAGCATGACGCAGACAAGCACTGGACGGGCATAAGAGAGCATACgacaaaaaaaaagcaagatcATATGGGTAATAAACATGGATTTGCCATTTACTCGAGCAAGAGATTACATGGGGAAATTCACCTCCAATAGCGGGTGAATGAGATTTTCAGCTACTACTTAACAAGATAGTACAAAATATGCTGTAGGGAATGAGTGTCTTAATAAACAAGGATTACATCAACAAAATGTGGGTAGTAATCAACAAAGTTTGAAATCGATCAACTAGCCGATGCATAATGCACAAACGATGAACTTTAAACAAACATCAAACTAGCATGCTCCGGAATCGTAGAAATAAGCAGCTACTGCCCGCGCCGCGGTGCCCGCTGGAAATCCGGCCGTCTTCCGTCCGTCTTGATGCACCATCAGCTGCCCACCATGCTTGCCTTGCCTCCAGACACCCTATGCACAACAGAGGacttgccaccaccaccacctcctacTACATTtctactccttttttttttctatttttctggATATTTTCTGCTACCTCAAGAACCCCAAAACAAATCCACCCCACCTTCCACCACCTTGCATCCTCCCTCTACCAACCGAGAATATTCACAAGGTGATAGATATGTACAGGGGAATTAGCAGAAGAAACTGGAACCAACAAAAGAagactgatttttttttggatgcCATCCTTCTCTGTTAAGGCTTACCACCACACCAACTTTCTCCAAGCCATTGCCATGCCACCTTGCCGCCTCAGTTGATGAGATCAGAGACCCACCCGACGTCGGGGCCTCCGATTCCACCAGTGGCTGGTTCCACAGAGACGGCGCCTTCCCTGCTCAGATGCTCGAACACCTTGGCGCGAAGGGCACGCCCGGACTCCACCCTCTGCacgggctcctcctcgccgccgccgaaggaGACATCAAGCGGCTCCAGGTTGGCCATGAAGCCGCCGCCCATGGTCGTCGGGGTGGAGGGCAGGCTGTAGAGCCCAGCCGCCGTGGGCGACCCGTACGCGACGGCGGAGGACGGGTAGCCAGCCCACCCGCCGGACGGGGAGGAGTTGGCCTTGCTGaggcggagctggcggagcgAGGCGAGGACCTCGTTCACCGGGGACCCGACGCCGGGCCAGGAGCCGCGGCGGTAGGCGGCGGCCCCGTCCGGCGACAATGGCGGGGactccgacggcggcgactTGGGCGGCGACATGAGGGTGCTGGTGGGCGAGGACGACATGATGCTCTTGGTGAGGTAGCTCTCGAACGCCTGGCGCCGGAGCGGGGAGCCGTCGTAGGACTCGGCGAGCggggaggccgcggccgccgtcccCCGCGGGCTGGACTGCTGCGGCGGGAGGACGCGGAGCTGGTCCGGTGTGTGGGCGAAGAAGCACACCCGACGGCGGCAGGCGGTGCCGTCCTTGCAGGGCTGGGTGCGGTATCGCGCCGGGTGGAGCCAGCACTCGAAGACTCCGTGCGCGAACTCGCAGGCGTCCCCGCGCTTGCACCCGCCCTTGCGGAAGTCCGGGCAGGCGGTGCCGGAGTAGTGGTACTTG
This window encodes:
- the LOC101763957 gene encoding LOW QUALITY PROTEIN: zinc finger CCCH domain-containing protein 2-like (The sequence of the model RefSeq protein was modified relative to this genomic sequence to represent the inferred CDS: deleted 1 base in 1 codon), with the protein product MMMMGEGVSVPPWSHHLPVSGGSAHPGEKARRRDPRKYHYSGTACPDFRKGGCKRGDACEFAHGVFECWLHPARYRTQPCKDGTACRRRVCFFAHTPDQLRVLPPQQSSPRGTAAAASPLAESYDGSPLRRQAFESYLTKSIMSSSPTSTLMSPPKSPPSESPPLSPDGAAAYRRGSWPGVGSPVNEVLASLRQLRLSKANSSPSGGWAGYPSSAVAYGSPTAAGLYSLPSTPTTMGGGFMANLEPLDVSFGGGEEEPVQRVESGRALRAKVFEHLSREGAVSVEPATGGIGGPDVGWVSDLIN